A portion of the uncultured Bacteroides sp. genome contains these proteins:
- a CDS encoding CoB--CoM heterodisulfide reductase iron-sulfur subunit B family protein: protein MEIGFYPGCSLKGTSLEYNESVITLAKAFDIELVELNDWNCCGATAAHSMDRELSLSLVARVLALAEQQGFEEIVVPCASCYNRLSTVQYELAQDAKLLDKIVDIIKIPYFGNVKILNVVQFIEKYVQDNLAAKVVHPFHHEVACYYGCLLVRPHKILQFDQLEDPQSMDKLMTMIGATSINWAFKTECCGAGLSVSRTDLVGRLSGNILKDADDRGAKALVVACPMCHSNLDMRRPAINSYLNKSIDIPILYITQAIGLAIGLTPKDLGLDRHFVPINLKD, encoded by the coding sequence ATGGAAATAGGTTTTTATCCGGGGTGCTCTCTGAAAGGCACTTCCTTGGAATATAACGAATCTGTTATAACTCTGGCAAAAGCTTTCGATATTGAACTGGTAGAATTGAATGATTGGAACTGCTGTGGAGCAACGGCTGCACATTCTATGGATAGAGAGCTTTCCCTTTCTCTTGTGGCCCGTGTTTTGGCTTTGGCAGAGCAACAAGGTTTTGAAGAGATAGTGGTACCTTGCGCGTCTTGTTACAATCGTTTGTCTACTGTGCAATATGAATTGGCACAAGACGCTAAACTACTTGACAAGATTGTTGATATTATCAAAATACCATACTTTGGGAATGTGAAGATTCTTAATGTGGTACAGTTTATAGAGAAATATGTGCAAGATAATCTTGCAGCGAAGGTCGTTCATCCGTTTCATCATGAAGTAGCATGCTATTATGGTTGCTTGTTGGTGCGACCTCATAAGATACTTCAATTCGACCAACTAGAAGACCCACAAAGTATGGATAAACTGATGACCATGATTGGAGCAACTTCTATCAACTGGGCATTTAAGACAGAATGTTGTGGAGCCGGTTTATCTGTTTCACGTACTGATCTTGTGGGGCGCTTATCCGGTAATATTCTAAAAGACGCTGATGATAGGGGTGCTAAAGCTCTTGTAGTGGCTTGCCCTATGTGCCATTCCAATTTAGACATGCGTCGTCCGGCAATTAATAGTTATCTCAATAAATCGATTGACATTCCTATTCTATATATAACACAAGCGATAGGTCTTGCGATAGGCCTTACACCTAAAGATTTGGGTCTCGATCGCCATTTTGTTCCTATTAATTTAAAAGATTAA
- a CDS encoding 4Fe-4S dicluster domain-containing protein: MKNELRLSGKLMESTGVNVSHCYQCGKCTAGCALATDMDYSPSYILRLLQTDDEKNYHRVLSSEAIWLCLSCENCFARCPNEVDIPKLMDYLRQKAREESCVNPQARPVVAFHNAFLDSVKYTGRLYEVGLILGFKIRTFRLVQDLKMVPSMLLKGKLNLLPESIKSRKKIQRIFSKTIDNTK; encoded by the coding sequence ATGAAGAATGAACTACGCCTTTCCGGCAAATTAATGGAAAGTACAGGAGTAAATGTATCTCATTGCTATCAATGTGGGAAATGCACTGCGGGATGTGCGTTGGCTACTGATATGGATTATTCTCCCAGTTATATTTTGAGATTGTTGCAAACTGACGATGAGAAGAACTATCATCGAGTCTTGTCTTCCGAAGCTATTTGGCTTTGCTTAAGTTGCGAAAATTGCTTTGCCAGATGTCCTAATGAGGTTGATATACCTAAATTGATGGATTATTTACGTCAAAAAGCTCGTGAAGAATCTTGTGTAAATCCACAGGCTCGTCCTGTCGTTGCTTTCCATAATGCCTTTTTGGATTCTGTGAAGTATACGGGTCGATTGTATGAGGTGGGTTTAATTCTTGGATTTAAAATTAGAACTTTTCGCCTTGTGCAAGATTTAAAAATGGTTCCCTCTATGCTCTTGAAAGGGAAATTGAATCTATTGCCTGAAAGCATAAAAAGCAGGAAGAAGATACAACGTATCTTTTCTAAGACTATTGATAACACAAAATAG
- a CDS encoding GlsB/YeaQ/YmgE family stress response membrane protein, with protein MSFIWFIVIGILAGFIAGKIMRGSGFGLIVNLIVGIVGGLLGGWVFGLLGIVTLGILGSLLSATVGAILLLWIVSIFNKPTSL; from the coding sequence ATGAGTTTCATTTGGTTTATTGTAATTGGTATTCTTGCCGGATTTATTGCCGGTAAGATTATGAGAGGGAGTGGATTTGGTCTTATCGTGAATTTAATCGTTGGCATCGTCGGAGGTTTGTTGGGCGGTTGGGTTTTCGGTCTATTGGGCATTGTTACTCTGGGGATTTTAGGAAGTCTTCTTTCTGCTACAGTCGGAGCTATCTTGTTATTGTGGATTGTATCTATCTTTAATAAACCTACATCATTGTAG